GACCTCCCTGAGCGATGGCCTGCGCCAGTTGTTGTTGCAAATTGGTTTGCAATCTGGCAAAGAGTTCGGCGCTGCGCGCCGCTTGCGCCGCGTCGTCTGATGCACAGGAACTTGATGTGGCAGCAGCGCTCAAACAAGTCGCAAGGACGATGGGGAGCAGGGTTTTGCGGCTCATCCGCCCAGAAGGCTAAGGGCAAGCGACATTGTCCAGAAAATCGCTGAAATCATCTTCGTCGCTCAATCCAATCGAGAGCTCTCCTTTTCCGCCGCCGCAATCCATTCCTGCAGGGCCGGCAGCTGCAGAATAGCCCGCGCATAGTTTGCCGGCTCATGATCCAGTTCGATTTCATAGGTCTGCAATCGACAGATTACCGGTGCGTACATTGCATCAGCAATGGAAAAAGCGCCAAACAGGAATGGGCCGCCCTTGCCAAAGCGCGCGCGGCAATCGCCCCAGAGTTCCAGGATACGGGCGATGTCAGCGGATACTTCCGGCGTAGGCGCCCGACGCAGGCGGGCGCGAATGTTCATAGGGAAGTGGGTGCGCAATGCTTGAAAGCCGGCATGCATCTCATTGGCAACGCTGCGCGCTACAGCGCGCGCCGAACGATCGCCCGGCCACATCGCTTTTTCTGGAAACAATTCCGCCAGGTACTCGCAAATTGCCAGGCTTTCCCAAATGCCCAGATCGCCATGCTTCAGCGCTGGTACGCGAGCGGTCGGCGAGTGGCGGAGCAACTGCTCTCTGGTTTGCGGCTGACGCAGCGGAATCAAGATTTCATCAAAGGGGATCTGAAAATAGCGCAACAGCAGCCAGGGTCGCAGCGACCAGGAGGAATAGTTCTTATCGCCAATGACCAGTGTCAGAGCTTCCATAGACCAGAGCTGCTGTGCTGGTCGCGGCCGGCAAGCCCCTTGGCGCAGCCTGGCCAAAGACAGGGCGCCTCTGCAGGCAGCCGACAAGCGGATTGACGGCCCGCATTGCCGGTCGGCATCGTCCGGTGGCAGGAAGCAGTCGCCTGCGGAGTCGAATGGATGAAAGATGCCAGCGCCAATGCAGAGGGAAAGCGTGCAGCGGGTCTCGCCGCCGCCGCCCTGGTCGAAAATGGACAGTGGGTCGGTCTCGGCACCGGTTCCACGGCGGCCTTTGCCATTTCTGAATTGGGCCGGCGTGTGCAGGAGGAAGGGCTGCAGATCCAGTGCGTGGCCACGTCGCTACAATCGCGCAACCTTGCGCTGGAATCAGGCCTGCGGGTGATGCCGCTGGATCGCGTGGCGCGCATCGATTTGAGCATCGACGGCGCTGACGAAATTGATCCGCAATTGAATTTGATCAAAGGCGGCGGCGCAGCGCATACGATAGAAAAACTTGTCCATAGCATGGCGGATCGCTTTATAGTAGTCGCTGATCCCAGCAAGCTGTCGCCGCGGCTTGGCGATCGCTTTGCAGTGCCAGTGGAAGCGCTGCCTTCCGCCTGCGCTTTTGTGATACGTCGCCTGGAGCAATTGGGCGCAGCGGAAATCAAGCTACGCCATGGCAGCGGCAAAGACGGACCGGTGATCACCGACAACGGCAATCTGGTGCTGGACGCGCGCTTTCAGATCGAGGACCCCTTGCAACTGGAACGATCGATCAAATCCATTCCAGGAGTGGTAGAAAGCGGCATCTTCGCCGCCCGCAAGCCGCGCTCCGGCGACTGTTTGATTGGCGAAGAAGGCGGAGTGCGCCAACTACAATCCGTCTGACGCGGCAACTATGTACTCCATCGATAGTATCAAGCGCATCTATATCGATAGCAGCCTGCAGGGCGGAATGCTTCTGGAACAAATGCTGCCGCGTTTGCCGGAAGGAATTGCCGTGGAGTACACCGACGAACCGCGAGCCATTCTGGATCGCTTCCTACATCAAGGTCGCCGCATTGAAAAAGAGGAGCTACTGCTCTATCGCTTTCCGGGTCGCTTTATTTCCAGCTGCCCTGGTTCGGACGGCATGGTATGTTGCGCCTATCATGTGATCAACTTTGGCATTGGCTGTCTGTACGATTGTCATTACTGCTATCTTCAAAGCTTCATGAACAACCCTTTGATGACGCTGTTTGGAAACATCGAGGATCTGTTTGCGGAGATTGATGAACGCACGCGCGGTAAGAACTTTCATTTTCGCATCGGCACCGGCGAGTACACCGACTCGCTGGCCCTTGAACCGCTCACCGGCCTCTCCTCGCTGTTGGTACGCTACTTTGCCGACCACCCCAACGCCAGCCTGG
This genomic stretch from Leptospirales bacterium harbors:
- a CDS encoding glutathione S-transferase family protein; the protein is MEALTLVIGDKNYSSWSLRPWLLLRYFQIPFDEILIPLRQPQTREQLLRHSPTARVPALKHGDLGIWESLAICEYLAELFPEKAMWPGDRSARAVARSVANEMHAGFQALRTHFPMNIRARLRRAPTPEVSADIARILELWGDCRARFGKGGPFLFGAFSIADAMYAPVICRLQTYEIELDHEPANYARAILQLPALQEWIAAAEKESSRLD
- the rpiA gene encoding ribose-5-phosphate isomerase RpiA; the encoded protein is MKDASANAEGKRAAGLAAAALVENGQWVGLGTGSTAAFAISELGRRVQEEGLQIQCVATSLQSRNLALESGLRVMPLDRVARIDLSIDGADEIDPQLNLIKGGGAAHTIEKLVHSMADRFIVVADPSKLSPRLGDRFAVPVEALPSACAFVIRRLEQLGAAEIKLRHGSGKDGPVITDNGNLVLDARFQIEDPLQLERSIKSIPGVVESGIFAARKPRSGDCLIGEEGGVRQLQSV